Proteins from a genomic interval of Pseudomonas versuta:
- the minD gene encoding septum site-determining protein MinD, producing the protein MAKILVVTSGKGGVGKTTTSAAIGTGLALRGHKTVIVDFDVGLRNLDLIMGCERRVVYDFVNVVNGEANLQQALIKDKRLENLYVLAASQTRDKDALTKEGVEKVLMELKETFEFVVCDSPAGIETGAHLAMYFADEAIVVTNPEVSSVRDSDRMLGLLASKSRRAELGEEPIKEHLLLTRYNPERVSKGEMLGVEDVKEILAVALLGVIPESQAVLKASNQGVPVILDDQSDAGQAYSDAVDRLLGKTVEHRFLDAQKKGFFERLFGGN; encoded by the coding sequence TTGGCCAAGATTCTAGTGGTTACATCCGGCAAGGGTGGTGTGGGTAAGACCACCACCAGCGCCGCTATCGGTACCGGCCTCGCTCTGCGCGGCCACAAAACAGTGATCGTCGACTTCGACGTTGGCCTGCGTAACCTCGACCTGATCATGGGTTGTGAGCGCCGCGTGGTTTATGACTTCGTTAACGTAGTCAACGGCGAAGCCAATCTGCAGCAGGCCCTGATCAAGGACAAGCGTCTGGAAAACCTGTACGTACTGGCCGCCAGCCAGACACGTGACAAGGATGCCCTGACCAAGGAAGGCGTCGAAAAAGTTCTGATGGAACTCAAGGAGACCTTCGAATTCGTGGTCTGCGACTCCCCGGCAGGTATCGAAACCGGCGCCCACCTGGCCATGTACTTCGCCGATGAAGCGATTGTCGTGACCAACCCGGAAGTCTCCTCGGTACGTGACTCCGACCGTATGCTGGGCCTTCTGGCAAGCAAATCGCGCCGCGCCGAACTGGGCGAAGAGCCGATCAAGGAACACCTGCTGCTGACCCGCTACAACCCTGAGCGCGTAAGCAAAGGCGAAATGCTCGGTGTTGAAGACGTTAAAGAAATTCTGGCCGTGGCCCTGCTGGGTGTCATTCCTGAATCCCAGGCCGTACTCAAGGCATCCAACCAGGGTGTGCCCGTGATCCTCGACGATCAGAGTGACGCCGGTCAGGCCTACAGCGATGCTGTTGATCGCTTGCTGGGCAAAACCGTGGAGCATCGGTTCCTCGATGCACAGAAGAAGGGATTCTTCGAGCGCCTGTTTGGAGGCAACTAA
- a CDS encoding patatin-like phospholipase family protein — translation MRQVAPVTGLILSGGGARAAYQVGVLGAIAELLPAGAANPFPVIVGTSAGAINAVSLASRAMDFARAVEHLTEFWQGFESHLVLRSDWPGVIHQASRFLSHSLLGLGSHVPVALLNSSPLRNLLADKINFSGIDQAIAEQRLRAVAVTAFGYSTGQAVTFYQGQVAIEGWLRHRRIGVPASLTVEHLLASSAIPLLFAPVKVGQEYFGDGAVRQPAPISPALHLGANRVLVVGVSGNPRGPDLRVVQQDNNAQQPTLAQIGGHMLNSTFIDSLESDIELLERMNHFARLLPHQSDNLGLAPVEVLIIAPSQPIDEIAARHRHELPSALRMFLRGPGATKTSGAGVLSYLLFESGYCRELIELGRRDAMAKREVLSRFLGV, via the coding sequence TTGAGGCAGGTGGCGCCGGTTACGGGCCTCATCCTGTCCGGTGGCGGTGCGCGGGCGGCCTATCAGGTCGGTGTCCTGGGGGCTATTGCCGAGTTGCTGCCAGCAGGCGCCGCTAACCCGTTCCCGGTCATTGTCGGCACCTCGGCCGGGGCAATAAATGCGGTCAGTCTGGCGAGCCGGGCGATGGATTTTGCCAGGGCAGTCGAACACCTGACTGAGTTCTGGCAAGGCTTCGAAAGCCATCTGGTGTTGCGCAGCGACTGGCCGGGTGTCATCCATCAGGCTTCACGCTTTTTGAGTCACAGCTTGCTCGGGCTGGGCTCACATGTCCCCGTGGCCTTGCTTAACAGTTCGCCATTACGCAATTTACTTGCCGATAAAATCAATTTTTCCGGGATTGATCAGGCAATTGCCGAGCAACGGCTGCGCGCTGTGGCGGTGACTGCCTTTGGTTACTCCACAGGCCAGGCGGTGACTTTTTATCAAGGACAGGTGGCAATCGAAGGCTGGTTGCGCCACCGGCGCATAGGTGTGCCCGCGTCATTGACGGTCGAACATTTGCTGGCCAGCTCTGCGATCCCGCTGTTGTTTGCTCCGGTCAAGGTGGGGCAGGAGTACTTTGGCGACGGTGCGGTCCGTCAGCCGGCTCCCATTAGCCCCGCGCTGCATCTGGGGGCCAATCGGGTATTGGTGGTGGGCGTGAGCGGCAATCCCCGCGGGCCTGACCTGCGTGTCGTGCAACAGGACAACAACGCTCAACAACCCACGCTGGCACAGATTGGCGGGCACATGCTCAACAGTACGTTTATTGACAGTCTGGAGAGTGACATTGAACTGCTCGAGCGCATGAACCACTTTGCCCGCTTGTTGCCGCATCAATCTGACAATCTGGGCTTGGCACCGGTAGAGGTGCTGATCATCGCCCCGAGTCAGCCGATCGACGAAATAGCTGCCCGTCACCGGCATGAATTGCCTTCGGCGCTGCGCATGTTTTTGCGCGGTCCGGGTGCAACCAAGACCAGCGGAGCAGGGGTGCTCAGCTATCTGTTGTTTGAATCAGGCTATTGTCGGGAATTGATCGAACTAGGGAGGCGTGATGCGATGGCTAAACGCGAAGTGTTATCCCGGTTTCTGGGCGTTTAG
- a CDS encoding UTRA domain-containing protein yields MREGALKAVTAIGRALQEQIEHGLLACGSQLPAERKLSELFTTTRVTVREALLQLESQGLVYREERRGWFVSPPRLAYNLMQRSHFHAMVSAQGRVPTTEVISARLQPASAAVCERLQLPALSSVIRICRGRRIDGRLVLYVEHYLNPQYFPQILDFDLTQSITELYARHYDLHYGRVRFEIVPTALPLEAAATLKVSAGSPGLRIARINYDQHERLIDCDLEYWRHDAIHVAVDISER; encoded by the coding sequence ATGCGAGAAGGTGCACTCAAGGCGGTGACAGCGATCGGACGCGCACTGCAAGAACAGATTGAGCACGGCTTGCTGGCGTGCGGCAGCCAGTTGCCGGCAGAGCGCAAACTCAGTGAATTGTTTACCACCACCCGAGTCACCGTGCGCGAGGCCCTGTTACAGCTCGAATCCCAGGGGCTGGTCTATCGCGAAGAACGGCGTGGCTGGTTTGTTTCGCCGCCGCGCCTGGCCTACAACCTTATGCAGCGCAGCCACTTTCACGCCATGGTTAGTGCCCAGGGCAGGGTGCCGACCACCGAGGTGATTTCGGCGCGCCTGCAACCGGCCTCCGCCGCGGTGTGTGAACGCTTGCAACTGCCGGCACTGTCCAGCGTGATCCGGATTTGCCGCGGGCGGCGGATTGACGGGCGTCTGGTGCTGTATGTCGAGCACTACCTGAACCCGCAATACTTCCCGCAAATCCTGGACTTTGACCTTACGCAGTCGATCACCGAGCTGTATGCCCGGCATTACGATTTGCATTACGGTCGGGTGCGTTTTGAGATCGTGCCCACCGCATTGCCGCTGGAGGCAGCTGCCACGCTAAAAGTGTCTGCGGGGAGCCCGGGCCTGAGAATTGCCCGGATCAATTACGACCAGCACGAGCGGCTGATCGACTGTGACCTGGAGTACTGGCGACACGATGCGATTCATGTCGCAGTGGATATCTCCGAACGCTGA
- a CDS encoding M18 family aminopeptidase yields MREELNQGLIDFLKASPTPFHATASLVQRLEAAGFQRLDERETWFTEANGRYYVTRNDSSIVAFKLGRHSPLLGGIRMVGAHTDSPCLRVKPQPELQRQGFWQLGVEVYGGALLAPWFDRDLSLAGRVTFRRDGKVESQLIDFRAPIATIPNLAIHLNRTANEGWAINPQTELPPILAQVAGDERVDFRALLTDQLAREHGLNADVVLDYELSFYDTQSAAVIGLNGDFIAGARLDNLLSCYAGLQALLNTETEESCLFVANDHEEVGSCSACGADGPMLEQILQRLLPEGDEYVRTIQKSLLVSADNAHGVHPNYADKHDANHGPKLNAGPVIKVNSNQRYATNSETAGFFRHLCMAEEVPVQSFVVRSDMGCGSTIGPITASHLGVRTVDIGLPTFAMHSIRELAGSHDLAHLVKVLSAFYASNELP; encoded by the coding sequence ATGCGCGAAGAGTTGAACCAAGGCCTGATCGACTTTCTGAAGGCCTCCCCTACCCCGTTCCATGCCACTGCCAGTCTTGTCCAGCGTCTGGAGGCCGCCGGTTTTCAGCGCCTCGACGAACGCGAGACCTGGTTCACCGAAGCCAACGGTCGCTATTACGTCACCCGCAATGACTCTTCCATTGTTGCCTTCAAGCTGGGTCGCCACTCGCCCCTGCTGGGCGGCATTCGCATGGTGGGTGCACATACAGACAGCCCGTGCCTGCGGGTCAAGCCACAGCCGGAATTGCAACGTCAGGGTTTCTGGCAACTGGGCGTCGAAGTCTACGGTGGCGCCCTGCTGGCCCCCTGGTTCGACCGCGACCTGTCTTTGGCCGGCCGGGTGACCTTCCGCCGCGATGGCAAGGTCGAAAGCCAGCTGATCGACTTTCGGGCACCTATCGCCACCATCCCCAACCTGGCCATCCACCTTAATCGCACGGCCAACGAAGGCTGGGCGATCAACCCGCAGACCGAACTGCCGCCGATCCTGGCCCAGGTCGCAGGTGATGAGCGCGTAGACTTCCGCGCCCTGCTCACTGATCAGCTGGCCCGCGAACACGGCCTCAACGCTGACGTGGTACTGGATTACGAGCTTAGCTTCTACGACACCCAAAGCGCTGCCGTCATCGGCCTCAACGGCGACTTCATTGCCGGTGCGCGCCTCGACAACCTGTTGTCCTGCTATGCCGGACTGCAGGCCCTGCTCAACACCGAAACCGAAGAAAGCTGCCTGTTTGTGGCCAACGACCACGAAGAAGTCGGCTCGTGCTCGGCCTGCGGCGCCGACGGCCCGATGCTGGAGCAAATCCTGCAGCGCCTGCTACCTGAAGGTGACGAGTACGTACGCACCATTCAGAAGTCGCTGCTGGTTTCGGCTGACAACGCCCACGGCGTACACCCTAACTACGCAGACAAACACGACGCCAATCACGGTCCGAAACTCAATGCCGGCCCCGTGATCAAGGTCAACAGCAACCAGCGCTACGCCACCAACAGCGAAACGGCCGGGTTCTTCCGTCATCTGTGCATGGCTGAAGAAGTGCCGGTACAGAGTTTTGTCGTGCGCAGCGACATGGGTTGTGGCTCCACCATTGGCCCGATCACCGCCAGCCATTTGGGTGTTCGCACTGTGGACATCGGCCTGCCGACGTTCGCCATGCACTCCATCCGCGAACTGGCAGGCAGCCATGACCTGGCGCACCTGGTCAAGGTGCTGAGCGCGTTCTACGCCAGCAACGAACTGCCATAA
- the minC gene encoding septum site-determining protein MinC: protein MSPTESLDQAPVFQLKGSMLAITVLELAKNNLQALDRQLAAKVAQAPNFFSNTPLVLALDKLPAGEGAIDLPGLMRVCRQHGLRTLAIRANRIEDIAAAIAIDLPVLPPSGARERPIEPVEAVEPKKPEKPPEPVIKPTKIITSPVRGGQTVYAEGCDLVVIASVSPGAELMADGNIHVYGPMRGRALAGHKGNTKARIFCQQLSAELVSIAGKYKVSEDLRRDPLWGSGVQISLSSDMLNITRL, encoded by the coding sequence ATGAGCCCAACCGAATCGCTAGACCAAGCCCCTGTGTTCCAGCTAAAGGGCAGTATGCTCGCCATTACGGTGCTGGAACTGGCCAAAAACAACCTTCAAGCCCTTGACCGCCAACTGGCCGCCAAAGTGGCTCAAGCGCCGAATTTTTTCAGCAACACACCACTGGTGCTGGCGCTGGACAAGCTGCCCGCCGGTGAGGGCGCGATCGATTTGCCCGGGCTGATGCGCGTTTGCCGCCAGCATGGCCTTCGCACTCTGGCCATTCGGGCCAACCGCATCGAAGACATTGCCGCCGCCATCGCCATCGATCTGCCAGTACTTCCGCCCTCTGGCGCCCGCGAACGACCGATCGAACCGGTAGAAGCCGTAGAGCCGAAAAAACCCGAAAAACCGCCTGAGCCAGTGATCAAGCCGACCAAAATTATCACCAGCCCGGTACGCGGGGGGCAGACCGTGTACGCAGAAGGCTGCGACCTGGTGGTGATCGCCTCCGTCAGCCCCGGTGCGGAACTTATGGCCGATGGCAACATCCATGTTTACGGGCCAATGCGCGGTCGTGCGCTGGCCGGACATAAAGGCAACACCAAGGCACGGATTTTTTGCCAGCAATTGAGTGCCGAACTCGTGTCCATTGCCGGCAAGTACAAGGTTTCTGAAGATCTGCGTCGCGACCCCTTGTGGGGCTCTGGGGTGCAAATCAGTCTGTCAAGTGACATGTTGAACATCACCCGTCTTTAA
- a CDS encoding mechanosensitive ion channel family protein, which produces MFLRLFALPYCLLVCLLTLLPMTSAQAVGITSLLGNSDKTQAQPTEPLGQSLDEVIKNLENDQQRSKLLTDLKKLRDATKKAQPEAEIGVLGLIGSTLADLEKQFSGTDSPTYRWSKEIGQAKDELVALMLPASQWLPIIFAFALIIMVWSLLAALLIWVSHRVRLRFGLSEELPQHPKAVDMLRFALRKLGPWLVALVITVYGSYALPSSLGKDLAMVLAYALVIGTCFSAICVIAFSLLDGPHRHRALHILRHQAFRPLWWIGSFAAFGEALSDPRLVATLGVHLAHTAATFANVMAALSTGLFIIRFRRPIAHLIRNQPLSRRLTRRALSDSIEILGTYWYIAALILVGISLFATFLSAGDTSTALRQSLICTVLVVLCMVINGLVRRHSQRPQRGHKRHALYSERLKSFIYTLAHLVVWLVFIELGLRVWGLSLISFTEGDGHEISVKLFGLGGTLLFAWLIWILADTAIHHALTRSRKGLANARAQTMMPLIRNVLFAAIFIIALIVALANMGMNVTPLLAGAGVIGLAIGFGAQSLVADLITGLFIIIEDSLAIDDYVDVGGHLGTVEGLTIRTVRLRDIDGIVHTIPFSEIKSIKNYSREFGYAIFRVAIPYNMEIDDAIKLMREVGQKMRTDPLQRRNIWSPLEIQGVESFESGSAILRARFKTAPIKQWEVSRAFNLSLKRHLDEAGLDLATPRLSVQVVTAGSGILQKD; this is translated from the coding sequence GTGTTTCTTCGTCTTTTCGCCCTGCCCTATTGCCTGCTTGTTTGCTTGCTGACCCTGCTGCCCATGACTTCGGCACAGGCTGTCGGCATCACCAGCCTGCTCGGCAATTCAGATAAAACCCAGGCGCAACCGACAGAGCCGCTGGGCCAGTCGCTGGACGAGGTGATCAAAAACCTCGAAAACGACCAGCAGCGCAGCAAGTTACTGACCGACCTGAAAAAGCTGCGCGACGCCACCAAAAAGGCCCAGCCCGAAGCCGAAATCGGCGTTCTGGGCCTGATCGGCAGCACCCTGGCCGACCTCGAGAAGCAGTTCTCGGGCACCGATAGCCCCACCTACCGCTGGTCCAAGGAAATAGGCCAGGCCAAAGACGAACTGGTTGCCCTGATGTTGCCGGCCAGTCAGTGGCTGCCAATCATTTTTGCCTTCGCCTTGATCATCATGGTCTGGAGCTTGCTGGCGGCGCTGCTGATCTGGGTTAGCCACCGCGTACGTCTGCGCTTTGGCCTGAGCGAAGAGCTGCCGCAACATCCCAAGGCTGTCGACATGCTGCGCTTTGCCCTGCGCAAACTGGGACCGTGGCTGGTGGCGCTGGTGATCACGGTGTATGGCAGTTACGCCCTGCCGTCCTCCCTGGGCAAAGACCTGGCCATGGTGCTGGCCTACGCGCTAGTGATCGGTACCTGCTTCTCGGCCATTTGCGTCATCGCCTTCTCGTTGCTCGACGGGCCACACCGCCATCGCGCCCTGCATATCCTGCGCCACCAGGCCTTCCGCCCGCTGTGGTGGATCGGCAGTTTCGCCGCCTTTGGCGAGGCCTTGAGCGACCCGCGACTGGTCGCCACCCTCGGCGTGCACCTGGCCCACACGGCGGCCACTTTTGCCAATGTGATGGCGGCACTGTCCACCGGCTTGTTCATCATCCGTTTCCGCCGGCCCATTGCCCACTTGATCCGCAACCAGCCCTTGTCCCGCCGCCTGACCCGTCGTGCCTTGAGCGACAGCATCGAGATCCTCGGCACTTACTGGTATATCGCGGCGCTGATTCTGGTGGGCATCTCGCTGTTCGCGACGTTTCTTTCGGCCGGCGATACCAGTACCGCATTACGTCAGTCACTGATCTGTACGGTGCTGGTGGTGTTGTGCATGGTCATCAACGGGCTGGTGCGACGTCATTCGCAACGGCCGCAACGCGGGCACAAGCGCCACGCGCTGTATTCCGAGCGTCTGAAAAGCTTCATCTATACCCTGGCGCACCTGGTGGTGTGGCTGGTCTTTATCGAGCTGGGGCTGCGGGTCTGGGGCTTGTCGCTGATCAGTTTTACCGAAGGTGACGGGCATGAGATCAGCGTCAAGCTGTTCGGCCTTGGCGGCACGCTACTGTTTGCCTGGCTGATCTGGATTCTCGCCGACACCGCGATCCACCACGCCTTGACCCGCTCGCGCAAAGGCCTGGCCAATGCGCGTGCGCAAACCATGATGCCGCTGATTCGCAACGTCCTGTTTGCGGCGATTTTCATCATTGCCCTGATCGTTGCCCTGGCCAACATGGGCATGAACGTTACCCCCCTGCTGGCCGGTGCGGGCGTGATCGGTCTGGCCATTGGTTTCGGTGCACAGTCACTGGTTGCCGACTTGATTACCGGGCTGTTCATCATCATTGAGGACTCGCTGGCCATCGACGATTACGTGGATGTCGGCGGGCACCTGGGCACGGTTGAAGGCCTGACGATTCGCACCGTGCGCCTGCGGGACATCGACGGCATCGTGCACACGATTCCGTTCAGTGAAATCAAAAGCATCAAGAACTACTCCCGTGAGTTTGGCTACGCGATCTTCCGTGTGGCGATCCCCTACAACATGGAAATCGACGACGCGATCAAACTGATGCGCGAGGTCGGGCAAAAGATGCGCACAGATCCGCTGCAGCGCCGCAACATCTGGTCGCCACTTGAAATCCAGGGGGTCGAGAGCTTTGAGTCAGGCAGCGCGATTCTGCGCGCCCGCTTCAAGACTGCACCGATCAAGCAGTGGGAAGTGTCACGGGCGTTCAACCTGTCACTCAAACGCCATCTGGACGAAGCCGGGCTGGACCTGGCCACACCGCGCCTGAGCGTACAGGTGGTGACGGCAGGCAGCGGCATATTGCAGAAGGATTGA
- a CDS encoding VacJ family lipoprotein encodes MAKHILLLAALLSAGYAQADDGKTQTERTQDIDGFTQPLKLLKFNPGLDQREFERATMNALSVYDPLESINRRIYHFNYRFDQWVFLPVVDGYRYVTPSFLRTGVSNFFNNLGDVPNLFNSLLQLKGHRSLETTGRLLLNTTLGVGGLWDPATSMGLPRQSEDFGQTLGFYGVPGGAYLMLPILGPSNLRDTTGLVVDYGAAQEINFLNVPHESTRHPEIWVLGAIDKRYNTSFRYGQFDSPFEYDKLRYIYTEARKLQIAE; translated from the coding sequence GTGGCTAAACATATTTTGCTTCTCGCCGCCTTACTCAGTGCCGGCTATGCCCAGGCAGACGACGGAAAGACTCAGACAGAGCGCACTCAAGACATCGACGGCTTTACCCAGCCGCTGAAACTCCTGAAGTTCAACCCCGGTCTTGACCAGCGTGAGTTTGAGCGCGCGACCATGAACGCATTGAGCGTGTATGACCCGCTGGAATCGATTAACCGCCGGATCTACCACTTCAACTACCGCTTCGACCAGTGGGTCTTCCTGCCGGTGGTTGACGGTTACCGCTATGTCACGCCGAGCTTTCTGCGCACCGGGGTGAGCAACTTCTTCAATAACCTGGGTGATGTGCCCAACCTGTTCAACAGCCTGCTGCAACTCAAGGGGCATCGCTCTTTGGAGACCACAGGCCGATTGCTGTTGAACACTACGCTGGGGGTGGGCGGTTTGTGGGACCCGGCAACCTCTATGGGCCTGCCACGCCAGAGCGAAGACTTTGGTCAGACGCTGGGCTTTTACGGCGTACCCGGCGGCGCTTACCTGATGCTGCCGATCCTCGGCCCTTCAAACCTGCGAGACACCACGGGTTTGGTGGTCGACTATGGTGCCGCCCAGGAAATCAACTTCCTCAACGTGCCTCACGAAAGTACGCGCCACCCGGAAATCTGGGTGCTGGGCGCTATCGACAAGCGCTACAACACCAGCTTCCGCTATGGGCAGTTTGACTCACCCTTTGAGTACGACAAGCTGCGCTACATCTATACCGAAGCGCGCAAGCTGCAAATCGCCGAGTAA
- a CDS encoding ABC transporter substrate-binding protein, whose product MKQFFLASLLGTSIALCTSAMAGDVDLKTLEAAAKAEGAVNSVGMPDDWANWKGTWADLNKLYGLKHIDTDMSSAQEVAKFDAEKDNASADIGDVGAAFGPIAVAKGVTQPYKPTTWDQIPEWAKDKDGNWALAYTGTIAFIINKKLLHGSEAPTKWSDLKTGKYKVSIGDVSTAAQAANGVLAAALANGGDEKNIQPALLMFADIAKQGRLSLANPTIATMEKGEVEVGVVWDFNGLSYRDKMVKPDDYIVLIPSDGSVISGYTTIINKYAKHPNAAKLTREFIFSDAGQTNLARGNARPIRAEHLKLPAEVQAKLLPNEQYKTVTPIKDAAAWEKTSKALPQKWQEEVIINMQ is encoded by the coding sequence ATGAAACAGTTTTTCCTGGCATCACTGTTAGGCACCAGCATCGCCCTTTGCACCTCGGCCATGGCCGGCGATGTGGACTTGAAAACCCTCGAAGCCGCTGCAAAGGCAGAAGGCGCGGTCAACAGTGTCGGCATGCCCGATGACTGGGCCAACTGGAAAGGCACTTGGGCGGACTTGAACAAGCTGTACGGCCTCAAGCACATCGACACCGACATGAGTTCGGCGCAGGAAGTGGCCAAGTTCGATGCTGAAAAAGACAATGCCAGCGCCGATATCGGTGACGTCGGCGCCGCCTTTGGCCCGATTGCGGTGGCCAAGGGCGTGACCCAACCCTACAAGCCGACCACCTGGGACCAGATCCCCGAGTGGGCCAAGGACAAGGACGGCAACTGGGCTCTGGCGTATACCGGCACCATCGCGTTCATCATCAACAAAAAACTGCTGCATGGCTCCGAAGCCCCCACCAAGTGGTCTGACCTGAAGACCGGCAAATATAAAGTCTCCATCGGTGACGTAAGCACCGCAGCCCAGGCAGCAAACGGCGTACTGGCAGCAGCCCTGGCCAACGGCGGGGATGAAAAGAACATTCAGCCTGCCTTGCTGATGTTTGCCGACATTGCCAAGCAAGGTCGTCTGTCACTGGCCAACCCGACCATCGCAACCATGGAAAAAGGCGAAGTTGAAGTGGGCGTGGTCTGGGACTTCAACGGTCTGAGCTATCGCGACAAGATGGTCAAGCCAGATGACTACATTGTGCTGATCCCTTCTGATGGCTCGGTGATTTCCGGCTACACCACAATCATCAACAAGTACGCCAAGCACCCGAATGCCGCCAAACTGACCCGTGAATTCATTTTCAGCGATGCTGGCCAGACCAACCTGGCGCGAGGCAATGCACGGCCGATTCGTGCCGAGCATCTGAAGCTGCCGGCTGAGGTTCAAGCCAAGCTGCTGCCTAATGAGCAGTACAAGACCGTGACCCCGATCAAAGACGCCGCCGCCTGGGAAAAAACCTCCAAGGCGCTGCCGCAGAAGTGGCAGGAAGAAGTCATTATCAATATGCAGTAA
- a CDS encoding RluA family pseudouridine synthase yields MPLSNIHIIHQDAGVLVVNKPTLLLSVPGRAEDNKDCLITRLQENGYPEARIVHRLDWETSGIILLARDADTHRELSRQFHDRETEKAYTALAWGQPELDSGSIDLPLRYDPPTKPRHVVDHEFGKNALTFWKVLERCGDYCRVELTPITGRSHQLRVHMLSIGHPLLGDGLYAHPQALAAWPRLCLHASMLSFTHPQTGERLRFECPAPF; encoded by the coding sequence ATGCCGTTGTCGAACATCCACATCATCCATCAGGACGCCGGCGTTCTGGTCGTTAACAAGCCGACGCTGCTGCTCTCAGTGCCGGGCCGGGCTGAAGACAACAAGGATTGCCTGATTACCCGCCTGCAAGAGAACGGCTATCCCGAGGCGCGTATCGTCCATCGCCTGGACTGGGAAACCTCCGGGATCATTCTGCTGGCCCGTGATGCCGATACTCACCGCGAGTTGTCACGACAGTTTCATGACCGCGAAACCGAAAAGGCTTACACCGCACTGGCCTGGGGTCAGCCCGAACTGGACAGCGGCAGTATTGACTTGCCACTGCGGTACGACCCGCCGACCAAGCCTCGGCATGTGGTCGACCACGAGTTCGGCAAAAACGCCCTGACCTTCTGGAAAGTGCTGGAGCGCTGCGGCGATTACTGCCGGGTTGAACTGACGCCGATCACCGGGCGTTCGCACCAGTTACGCGTGCACATGTTGTCTATCGGCCACCCGCTGTTGGGAGATGGCCTGTACGCACATCCTCAGGCGCTGGCTGCCTGGCCGCGCCTTTGCCTGCACGCAAGCATGCTCAGCTTTACCCACCCGCAAACGGGCGAGCGTCTGCGTTTTGAGTGCCCGGCACCTTTCTGA
- a CDS encoding lipid A biosynthesis lauroyl acyltransferase codes for MDRPRFRAAFFHPRFWLLWLGLGLLWLVVQLPYKAQLCIGRVLGALMYRVAGDRRRIAARNLELCFPEKSGAEREQLLKDNFASTGIAFFEMAMSWWWSKPRLARLAHIEGLEHLKQAQREGKGVILMAFHFTTLEIGAALLGQQHTIDGMYREHNNPLFDFIQRRGRERHNVDSLAVERDDVRGMLKLLRSGRAIWYAPDQDYGARQSIFVPLFGIEAATVTATSKFARLGKAQVVPFTQQRLADGSGYKLVIHPPLSNFPGESDEVDCLRINQWVERAIRECPEQYLWAHRRFKTRPPGEPKLYDKRR; via the coding sequence ATGGATCGCCCGCGTTTTCGTGCTGCTTTTTTTCATCCGCGTTTTTGGCTGCTGTGGCTAGGTTTAGGCCTGCTGTGGCTGGTCGTCCAACTGCCTTATAAAGCCCAATTGTGTATCGGTCGCGTGCTCGGAGCCTTGATGTATCGGGTGGCCGGCGATCGTCGACGCATTGCGGCGCGCAACCTCGAGCTGTGTTTCCCTGAAAAGTCCGGTGCCGAGCGCGAGCAATTGCTCAAAGACAACTTCGCCTCAACCGGTATCGCCTTCTTTGAAATGGCCATGAGCTGGTGGTGGTCCAAGCCGCGTCTGGCCAGGCTGGCACATATTGAAGGGCTGGAGCACCTCAAGCAGGCGCAACGTGAAGGCAAGGGCGTTATTTTAATGGCCTTCCACTTCACGACCCTGGAAATTGGTGCCGCCTTGCTTGGCCAGCAACACACCATTGACGGCATGTACCGCGAGCACAACAACCCGCTGTTCGATTTTATCCAGCGTCGCGGCCGTGAGCGTCATAACGTCGATTCGCTGGCTGTGGAGCGCGATGATGTACGCGGGATGCTCAAGCTGCTGCGCTCAGGACGGGCCATCTGGTACGCGCCTGACCAGGACTACGGCGCCAGGCAAAGTATTTTTGTGCCGCTGTTCGGGATTGAGGCCGCGACGGTGACCGCTACCAGCAAGTTCGCCAGGCTGGGCAAAGCGCAGGTTGTGCCCTTTACTCAGCAGAGACTGGCGGATGGCAGTGGTTACAAACTGGTGATTCATCCGCCCCTGAGCAATTTCCCCGGAGAAAGCGATGAGGTTGACTGCCTGCGAATCAATCAATGGGTCGAGCGAGCGATACGCGAATGCCCGGAACAATACCTGTGGGCCCATCGACGTTTCAAAACCCGTCCGCCGGGTGAGCCCAAGCTCTACGACAAGCGCCGTTGA
- the minE gene encoding cell division topological specificity factor MinE has translation MNIFDFFRANKKVSTASVAKERLQIIVAHERGQRSTPDYLPALQKELVEVIRKYVNIESDQVQVALENQGSCSILELNITLPDR, from the coding sequence ATGAATATTTTTGACTTCTTTCGTGCCAACAAAAAGGTAAGTACCGCGTCGGTCGCGAAAGAGCGTCTACAGATCATCGTGGCGCACGAACGCGGCCAACGCAGCACCCCGGACTACTTGCCTGCTTTGCAAAAAGAGCTGGTGGAAGTAATCCGCAAGTACGTCAATATCGAATCCGATCAAGTACAAGTTGCGCTGGAAAACCAGGGCAGCTGCTCGATTCTGGAACTCAACATCACGCTGCCAGATCGTTAA